A genomic segment from Neodiprion lecontei isolate iyNeoLeco1 chromosome 1, iyNeoLeco1.1, whole genome shotgun sequence encodes:
- the LOC107224870 gene encoding cyclin-dependent kinase 10, which produces MTKEGSMGKKSVENNDTDKKPGSEVGPDPSAPITRRGVLTSFLTGKPMEIPEQDILGKCRFVSEFEKLNRIGEGTYGIVYRARDTKTDKVVALKKVRMEHEKDGLPVSGLREISVLLSCRHENIVHLKEVVVGRSLESIFLAMEYCEQDLASLLDNMQAPFSESQVKCIVLQVLKGLRYLHHNFIVHRDLKVSNLLMTDKGCVKIADFGLARWFGLPLTPMTPRVVTLWYRAPELLLQAKTQTTSVDMWAAGCILGELLGHRPLLPGRSEIAQLELIVDLLGTPSEAIWPEFNSLPALQNFSLKQQPYNNLKQRFPWLSAAGLRLLNFLFMYDPKKRATAEECLQSSYFKEAPLPCDPKLMPTFPQHRNMKKSNLAKEVREPENSVTDQTSNLPAISDLLGSLVKKRRVE; this is translated from the exons ATGACGAAAG AAGGAAGCATGGGTAAGAAATCAGTGGAGAACAATGACACTGATAAGAAACCAGGCTCCGAGGTCGGACCAGACCCATCGGCACCAATTACTCGGAGAGGCGTGCTTACTTCGTTTCTAACTGGAAAGCCGATGGAGATACCTGAACAGGATATC CTTGGCAAGTGTAGATTTgtgtctgaatttgagaagTTGAACCGAATCGGTGAAGGCACTTATGGAATAGTATACAGGGCGCGAGATACCAAAACTGACAAAGTTGTTGCTTTAAAAAAGGTTCGCATGGAACATGAAAAAGATGGATTGCCTGTTAGCGGCCTGAGAGAAATCAGTGTCCTTTTATCATGCAGGCACGAGAATATTGTGCACCTTAAAGAAGTTGTGGTTGGGCGCAGCCTGGAAAGTATATTCCTAGCCATGGAATATTGTGAGCAAGATTTGGCCAGTTTATTGGACAATATGCAAGCCCCTTTCTCCGAGAGCCAAGTCAAGTGCATTGTACTCCAAGTATTGAAAGGCCTTCGTTATCTGCACCATAATTTTATCGTTCATAGAGATttaaaagtttcaaatttactcATGACCGATAAAGGGTGCGTCAAAATTGCAGACTTTGGGTTAGCCAGGTGGTTTGGTCTACCTTTAACCCCGATGACTCCCCGAGTAGTAACGCTGTGGTATAGAGCTCCAGAACTACTTCTTCAAGCCAAAACTCAAACAACTTCGGTGGATATGTGGGCAGCTGGTTGCATTTTAG GTGAACTGCTCGGTCACAGACCTCTGTTACCTGGAAGGTCAGAAATAGCTCAACTAGAACTGATAGTGGACTTATTGGGAACACCCAGCGAAGCGATTTGGCCTGAATTCAATTCGTTACCAGCACTGCAAAATTTCTCCTTGAAACAGCAACCTTACAATAACTTGAAACAGAGATTTCCGTGGCTAAGTGCAGCTGGGCTTAGACTATTGAACTTTTTATTCATGTACGACCCAAAGAAAAGAGCTACTGCCGAAGAGTGCTTGCAGAGCAGCTACTTCAAGGAGGCACCCCTGC CCTGTGACCCAAAGTTGATGCCTACATTCCCACAGCATAGAAATATGAAGAAGTCCAATCTGGCAAAAGAAGTTCGTGAACCTGAAAATTCAGTTACAGATCAAACCAGTAACTTGCCAGCTATTTCCGATCTC CTTGGATCCCTCGTCAAAAAAAGGCGCGTGGAATGA
- the LOC107224898 gene encoding phosphatidylinositol glycan anchor biosynthesis class U protein translates to MSTTQKFVFFALAATIRLLLIYSEYQKIIADRVEVSTALNSWKKVTEGVYLREAGIDPYTGDLFHESPIGLVVFSYMQKYLSLCMLCGIFVFTDLATAWILGATAYRYTSELIATEQKDIQKRKKESNDEELSTLPSSMSIPASSVTSSALLVPSAYLFNPYVVFNCVGLTTTVFTNFLLSAALYSMINKSRLCSCFTIAVLTLQGLYPITLMVPATIYLARNEEGKNKNFPYGNINKTIAMFIGILIALYYLSYKVSGSWSFLHSTIGFILTVPDLRPNIGLYWYFFTEMFEHFRWLFVASFQINVGLLYVAPLALRFRRDPMLLAFSYLAIAAIFKSYPCLGEVGFYMALLPMWKHLFPHMQQGFIVSCFLLSCTVFAPTVWHLWIYSRSANANFYFGVTLAFAIAQIFLVTDVLFASVKREFSLRHGLSREIHGNTGKLLLE, encoded by the exons ATGAGTACTactcaaaaatttgtatttttcgcTTTGGCGGCAACGATAAGGTTGCTATTAATATATTCCGAATATCAAAAGATCATCGCTGACAGAGTCGAAGTATCCACAGCACTTAACTCATGGAAAAAAG TTACCGAGGGAGTCTACCTACGAGAAGCTGGTATCGATCCTTACACCGGTGATCTGTTTCATGAAAGTCCCATAGGCCTTGTCGTCTTCAGTTATATGCAAAAGTACTTGTCATTGTGTATGTTATGTGGCATATTTGTCTTCACGGATTTGGCCACGGCATGGATTTTGGGTGCGACTGCTTATCGTTACACGAGTGAACTA ATTGCCACCGAACAAAAAGACATCCAGAAACGCAAAAAGGAATCCAATGACGAAGAATTATCAACTTTACCTTCATCAATGTCAATACCAGCATCCAGTGTTACGTCTTCCGCTTTACTCGTACCTTCAGCTTACCTTTTCAACCCATACGTAGTTTTTAATTGTGTAGGATTAACCACAACCGTTTTTACGAACTTTCTGCTATCCGCGGCTCTATATTCTATGATAAACAAATCGAGATTATGTAGTTGTTTCACTATAGCTGTTTTAACATTGCAAGGACTTTATCCCATTACTCTTATGGTACCTGCCACAATATACTTGGCGCGAAACGAagaaggtaaaaataaaaatttcccctACGGAAATATTAATAAGACAATAGCGATGTTCATTGGTATTCTCATTGCGTTATATTACCTCTCCTACAAAGTATCAGGGAGCTGGTCATTTTTGCACAGTACAATTGGTTTCATTTTAACAGTACCTGATCTGCGGCCAAACATCGGCCTGTACTGGTACTTCTTCACAGAAATGTTTGAACACTTTAGGTGGCTATTTGTTGCATCATTTCAAATAAACGTAGGCCTGCTCTACGTTGCTCCTCTCGCGCTACGATTTCGCCGCGATCCTATGCTCCTGGCCTTCTCGTATCTCGCAATCGCGGCTATTTTCAAATCGTACCCATGTTTAGGAGAAGTAGGATTTTATATGGCTCTACTACCAATGTGGAAGCATCTCTTTCCGC ATATGCAGCAAGGATTCATTGTCAGCTGCTTCCTTTTGTCCTGCACAGTGTTTGCTCCAACAGTTTGGCACCTGTGGATTTATTCACGATCAGCAAATGCGAACTTTTACTTCGGTGTCACGCTAGCCTTTGCTATCgcccaaatatttttagttaCCGATGTTCTCTTTGCCAGCGTCAAACGAGAATTTTCTTTGCGACACGGGTTGTCGAGAGAAATCCACGGAAATACTGGCAAACTTTTACTCGAATAA
- the LOC124293564 gene encoding uncharacterized protein LOC124293564: protein MSPKGASSLLHRASRVPCSRFVEDMDICSLRNNKKEKSGEKVESAMQRWNEHWLQYLTMPPSSPPPDPDVVVLVVSYKRGPPQKYRTWVPPLWLESTQRVKIVDFATAYPTFSVLRL, encoded by the exons ATGTCCCCAAAAGGAGCCAGCAG TCTGTTACATCGAGCATCGCGCGTACCATGCTCCCGGTTCGTGGAAGATATGGATATCTGCAGTCTTCGAAACAACAAAAAGGAGAAAAgtggtgaaaaagttgaatcCGCGATGCAGCGGTGGAACGAACACTGGCTGCAGTATCTTACTATGCCGCCTTCCTCACCTCCACCCGACCCAGACGTCGTCGTACTCGTCGTATCATATAAAAGGGGGCCCCCGCAGAAATATCGCACTTGGGTGCCTCCACTTTGGTTAGAGTCAACGCAGCGCGTCAAAATTGTAGATTTCGCAACCGCGTATCCCACGTTTTCTGTTTTACGTCTGTGA
- the LOC107224847 gene encoding homocysteine-responsive endoplasmic reticulum-resident ubiquitin-like domain member 2 protein has protein sequence MEGVVRLIVKAPNQQTEDQIIRCELGWTIGRLKDHLAQVYPSKPKSSEQKLIYSGQLLSDSAFLRDVLHHYGGGDQLDQSYTVHLVCAPTMPFYTDKARTNSSTSGPEGNMGVLQPDAILNPVQSERLQSQSLESDEVNNPASSSAQLYSTERYYNQLNSQQIAWMQQAYTHYLTQYMQMMAAQGIQLQSSIPYIQPVNTNTNEAVNNNNRDDHQRVAAHGAGAPIDPAEANNANNNAAAADERGDGGIVLNRDWLDFFYMLSRVIVLFSIVYFYSSPLRFLIVTFLGFAVYLYQGGFFRVQPMLLVDNNNGRVDNNNQILQNEAVGAQALPAQQPPPAPQTDTHVNPNEENEGQRPGALAFAWTFFSSFFASLIPDQPNVV, from the exons ATGGAAGGAGTCGTTAGGTTAATCGTAAAGGCTCCGAATCAGCAGACCGAGGATCAAATTATAAGATGCGAATTAGGGTGGACCATTGGACGACTCAAGGATCACCTCGCCCAAGTTTATCCTAGCAAACCA AAGTCTTCCGAACAAAAGCTCATTTACTCTGGTCAACTGTTGAGTGATTCTGCCTTCTTGAGAGATGTCCTCCATCACTATGGTGGCGGAGATCAGCTCGACCAATCCTATACTGTACACCTAGTCTGTGCTCCGACGATGCCATTTTACACAGACAAGGCACGCACCAACTCATCAACCAGTGGCCCAGAAGGAAACATGGGTGTATTACAGCCTGATGCCATTTTAAATCCAGTTCAATCGGAAAGGCTTCAAAGTCAGAGCTTAGAAAGCGACGAGGTTAACAATCCAGCATCTTCTTCCGCTCAGTTATATTCTACTGAGCGGTATTATAACCAGCTGAACAGTCAGCAGATAGCATGGATGCAGCAGGCTTATACGCATTACCTTACTCAGTACATGCAGAT GATGGCTGCACAAGGTATCCAATTACAAAGCAGCATTCCATACATACAGCCTGTGAACACAAACACAAATGAAGCAGTCAATAACAATAATCGCGATGATCATCAGCGGGTAGCCGCTCATGGTGCGGGGGCTCCTATAGATCCTGCAGAAGCAAACAATGCAAATAACAATGCTGCTGCAGCCGATGAGAGAGGAGATGGTGGAATAGTATTGAATCGTGATTGGCTTGACTTTTTTTACATGCTGTCCAGAGTCATTGTCTTGTTTAGCATCGTATACTTCTACTCTTCTCCACTCAGGTTTCTCATTGTAACATTTTTGGGATTCGCTGTCTATCT GTACCAGGGTGGTTTCTTTCGAGTGCAACCGATGCTCTTGGTTGACAACAACAATGGCCGCGttgacaataataatcaaattttacaaaacgAAGCTGTCGGGGCTCAGGCTTTACCAGCACAGCAGCCACCCCCAGCTCCTCAAACAGACACACATGTTAATCCcaatgaagaaaatgaaggTCAGAGACCGGGAGCTTTGGCATTTGCTTGGACATTCTTCAGTTCGTTTTTTGCATCTCTTATACCCGATCAACCAAATGTTGTctaa
- the LOC107224871 gene encoding ejaculatory bulb-specific protein 3 has protein sequence MKGGVIFLTLFTFVFANNYSSKYDNVDVDRILSNDRILTNYIRCLMEEGPCTAEGRELKKTLPDALSSECSKCNEKQKSTAEKVIEHLRVKRPRDWDKLTAKYDPRGEYKKRYEASIAAKKA, from the exons ATGAAGGGGGGcgtgatttttttaactttatttaCGTTCGTCTTCgctaataattattcaagcaAATACGACAACGTAGACGTCGACAGAATCCTAAGCAATGATCGTATTCTCACCAATTATATACGCTGCTTGATGGAAGAAGGACCCTGCACTGCGGAAGGTCGGGAATTGAAAA AGACGTTACCCGATGCCCTTTCATCGGAATGTAGCAAGTgcaatgaaaaacaaaaatctacTGCGGAAAAAGTGATAGAACATCTTAGAGTGAAACGGCCGAGAGACTGGGACAAGCTTACTGCAAAATACGATCCTCGAGGAGAATACAAGAAACGCTACGAAGCATCTATTGCGGCAAAGAAAGCTTAG